Proteins co-encoded in one Cydia splendana chromosome 11, ilCydSple1.2, whole genome shotgun sequence genomic window:
- the LOC134795122 gene encoding uncharacterized protein LOC134795122: MGPKLYHVIFWLALTLPNSSQYLDHELMPKELPRGWKDRTSSTLEPWSRCKKIKPTPRDVVRRICAVIPYFDREHRNAALLQRYRVTINRLSESMDSVDREVSFYAALVTPIVFLQRYRDAKCLLERLQLSFEEFHTYPPHEKRMALKNLQGLRDISHRILQFVSSVPDKRPPTRTPAPDLLDGEDTGPGDKQDLRFFKELIKNLG; the protein is encoded by the exons ATGGGACCGAAATTATACCATGTCATATTTTGGTTGGCTCTAACG TTACCAAACTCAAGCCAATACCTGGACCACGAGCTGATGCCAAAAGAATTGCCTAGAGGATGGAAGGATAGGACAAGCAGCACATTGGAACCATGGTCGCGGTGCAAGAAGATCAAACCCACGCCTAGAGACGTTGTCAGGCGGATCTGTGCCGTAATACCGTA TTTTGACCGCGAGCACCGAAATGCTGCGCTCCTCCAACGATACCGGGTCACAATCAACAGGTTATCAGAAAGCATGGATTCGGTGGACCGCGAGGTGTCCTTCTACGCGGCACTGGTCACGCCTATTGTGTTCTTACAGCGTTATAGGGACGCTAAATGCTTGCTAGAACGG ctCCAGCTGTCATTTGAAGAGTTTCACACATACCCTCCCCACGAAAAAAGGATGGCCTTGAAGAATCTCCAGGGTCTACGCGATATTAGCCACAGg ATCCTGCAGTTCGTCAGCAGCGTGCCCGACAAGAGACCCCCGACCCGCACGCCCGCGCCCGACCTCCTGGACGGCGAGGACACGGGCCCAGGGGACAAACAGGACCTCCGCTTCTTCAAGGAATTAATCAAAAACCTTGGATAA